Proteins encoded in a region of the Pelmatolapia mariae isolate MD_Pm_ZW linkage group LG16_19, Pm_UMD_F_2, whole genome shotgun sequence genome:
- the LOC134644428 gene encoding olfactory receptor 10J5-like gives MMSAGVNVTSLPILVTSVTLDGLAQLSNQRLFFFFFFLCAYLFMLCSDSLVVYVICSQRSLHRPMFVFVAAVLMNSVAGSTVFYPKLLVDLLRGVRSVQVTLPGCMCEAWLLYSSGTSSFLLLAAMSFDRYVSICRPLLYTVVMSPATVLALLLLCWLLPVGLVGTAVLLAIRLPLCRSQLSRIYCDIYSLVSLSCGGRETLLSEVYNLSVIVATVLLPAIFVLFSYSAVLSVCLRRSRSSSNKALSTCLPHLLVFCNYSVSSGVEVLQRRLQAGSQPTASVLTSILQVMIPTVFNPVVYGLKVTEIRAQLRRLLGCQRAD, from the coding sequence ATGATGTCAGCAGGGGTAAACGTGACCTCACTGCCCATCCTGGTGACATCAGTGACCCTGGACGGCCTGGCGCAGCTGTCCAATCAGcggctcttcttcttcttcttcttcctgtgcGCCTACCTGTTCATGCTGTGCAGCGACAGCCTGGTGGTCTACGTGATCTGCTCCCAGCGGAGCCTCCACCGccccatgtttgtgtttgtggcgGCTGTGCTGATGAACTCTGTGGCGGGCAGCACGGTGTTTTACCCCAAACTTCTGGTGGACCTGCTGAGGGGGGTCCGCTCAGTGCAGGTGACCCTGCCTGGGTGCATGTGTGAGGCCTGGCTTTTATATTCATCGGGCACCTCCAGCTTCCTACTGCTAGCAGCCATGTCCTTTGACCGGTATGTGTCCATCTGCCGCCCGCTGCTCTACACCGTTGTCATGTCTCCAGCCACAGTGCTGgcactgctgctgctctgctggCTGCTGCCTGTCGGGCTGGTCGGCACTGCGGTGCTGCTGGCGATCCGCCTGCCGCTCTGCCGCTCGCAGCTCAGCAGGATCTACTGCGACATCTACAGCCTGGTCAGTCTGAGCTGTGGTGGTCGTGAGACACTGCTGAGCGAAGTCTATAACCTCTCGGTCATCGTAGCTACTGTCCTGCTGCCCGCCATCTTTGTGCTCTTCTCTTACAGCGCCGTCCTGTCCGTCTGCCTGCGGCGCTCGCGCAGCTCCAGCAACAAAGCACTGAGCACGTGCCTGCCGCACCTGCTCGTCTTCTGTAACTACAGCGTGAGCTCCGGGGTGGAGGTGCTGCAGCGCCGCCTACAGGCCGGCAGTCAGCCCACAGCCTCCGTCCTCACCTCCATCCTCCAGGTGATGATCCCAACTGTGTTCAACCCGGTGGTGTATGGCCTAAAGGTGACGGAGATCAGGGCTCAGCTGAGGAGGCTGCTGGGCTGCCAGAGAGCTGATTGA